GAACATATCCATGATTGAATCGGCGACATCACCAAGGAGCTTATCATTTATGTAGGAAGGATCCTCCAATTTTCGGCGGACCTCTTCGACACGATCGGCCCTGATATCGGGAGACGCCTTAACCGTTTCAACGGCCTTATACACCTCAGCCATGGTTTTTGCATCATTGGATATGGAAATTGAGTCCTTTTCCCCGGGCTTTATCGGTTTAGAGGTTTTGTTGGTCTTCCCAAGCTTGTTTACCGGATCAACCGGTCCTAATCTCTCAATATTCATTTCCAACCCTGCCTTTCATCCTATATATCGGATGGAATACTCTTAATATTAACGTTTTTTCTTTCCGGATACAAGGACGGAAAACTCTCCTTTAATAGATTCCCTACCGGAAAAATCATTAAGAAGCTCCTGAGCGCTGCCCTGCAGGTACTCTTCATGGAATTTGGTCATTTCTCTCCCAATAAGAACCAATCGCTCAGGATCAACATCGGCAATATCGGTCAAAAGCTTGATAATCCGATGAGGAGATTCGTATAAAACGAAATTTCCCCCCCGTTCCAACAACTCTTCAAGCCGCTTTTTCCGCTTCCCGGCCTTTGGACTTAAAAAACCGTCAAAAAGGACACTCCGACCGGGAAATGATCCTACGCTCATTAATGCGGCAAAAGCAGATACTCCGGGTATCGGAACCGCTTCGAAACCGGCTTCACGAACCGCATGTACCAAGGCCCCTCCGGGATCACTCAGGCCGGGGGTTCCGGCATCACTGACATAGGCAACGGATTTATCTTCCTGGAGAAGCTCAATGATACGATCTGCGGCAATGCTTTCATTGTGCGACCTACAGCTCACCAGAGGCTTTTGTATCTCATAGTGGTTAAGAAGCTTAAGGGTTTGCCGAGTATCTTCACAGGCTATAACATCGGCTTCCTTCAGCGTTTTTAGTGCTCGAAAGGTGATATCGGCGAGATTGCCAATAGGAGTTGCAACAATATAGAGTGTTCCCATACCTCCATCCTAACCGGAATCGGGGCACCTGCCAATAGAAAAGATACTTGCACTTTCTCAAGGAAGAGGGTACACAAATTATATGGTTGAATTGGCAATCGGTGCAGTTTCGGCGGTAGTGGTGGCGGCTTTGGTTATTCTGCTCTTAGGAAGCGGCAAAGGCGGGCATAGTAAAAAAACGCAAACAAAGCTTACACACCCACAAACAAAGCGAGAACGACAGTGTCCTCTTTGTTCAGCCGACCTGGCAAAGGGGCAAAGTATAAGATCGGTTCTTTATCCGAAATCACAGGGTGCACCGGACAGACTGATGGAAATTAAAGGATGTCCCTATTGCTACCCTGCCCCAGGCAAGCGAAAAAGGATTTGCCCAGTCTGCGGGAAAGAGGTCCCCTATGATGGAGACGTCATCGCACGAGTTTTCGATTCAGGAGAGAGACGGCATGTACATGTGCTAGGATGCAGTGACTGCTACCGGCGGAAAAAGGATACCGAAAAGAATTAGTACAATGCCCTGTCCCTGCACCAGGATTCGGAACACTATATAGAGGTTGAAACCACCTCTATTCAGGAATCTCCACGGTCTCACCGAGAAATCTTGGACCGGTATGGAAGAAGTGTAAATCCAACATAGCCTTCACCCTGGCAAAGTACTCCCTTCCCCGTATCCGCCGGCCCGAATAGCCTCCGACATCTTTTGCGTTAAAAGCCACGGCGACGATCCCAAAATGGCGAGCAATGTACAAGGCCCGCTCGTTGTGAAAGCGCTGACTTACAATAATAAAATGATCCTGCCCAAAAACCTCCTGGCAGCGAACAACCGAATCCAGGGTCCGAAATCCGGCATAGTCGAGAACTATCCGATCAATCGGGACCCCCATTTCAACCAAAGCCTGGCGCATCTCTACCGGTTCATTGTAGGACTTTCGAGCATTATCTCCACTTACCAGGAGATAACGGACCTTTCCCGCATCAAACAAGGCCTTTGCAGCCTCGATGCGATAACGAAAGTAGAGATTGACCTTTCCGCCCGGACGATAACGGCTGGTTCCCAGGACCAGAGCCGTTTTTACGGTAGGGACCTCCGATATGCTATCATAAAGACGCTCTCGGGCCACGACACTCATGGAGCGATCGATAAAGAGCATCAAAATCAATAATAGAAAAAATAAACATATAATAGCTATGCCAATCACGATAAGACTCTTTCGTTTCATAAACCGGAACATAAGTATAGCCTGAAGTTCGAGTCTCTGACAATGACAGCTTGAAAAGGGAACGTTCATAATGTAGAGTCATCTTTATGGAAAATATGAAACGAACCGCTACGTGCGGAGAACTGAACAGTTCAAGGGTCGGAGAAACCGTTACCCTTAATGGATGGGTCCATAGAAATCGGGACCACGGCGGCATCCTTTTTATCAATCTCCGGGACCGCTACGGCATCACGCAGGTCGTAATCGACGAAGATGCCTCCGCTCCATTAAAAGAGAAAGCCAAAGAGCTCAAATTTGAATACTGCATCGCTGTCGTCGGTATCGTCCGTCGCCGCCCCGACGAAATGGTCAATAAGGATATGAACACAGGAGAGATCGAGGTGGCGGCCTCGCAGATTGAAATACTCACGAAATGCGATGTCCTCCCCTTCATGATCGACGAGAAAAGCGACGCAAAGGAAGACCTTCGGTTGAAATACCGCTATCTCGACCTGCGATCCTTCTCTATGCAGCGTAAGATACGACTGAGAACCGATGTAACCTTCGCAGCACGAGAGTTTCTCATCGGTAAGGGGTTTATGGAGATCGAAACTCCAACCATGATCAAATCAACCCCCGAAGGAGCACGGGATTTTCTTGTACCAAGCCGCATACACGCCGGAAAATTTTACGCTCTTCCTCAAAGCCCTCAGCTCTACAAACAGATCTTGATGGTTTCCGGCTTCGATCGCTATTTTCAAATCGCCCATTGCTTTAGGGACGAAGATGCCCGAGGCGACCGACAGCCGGAACACACCCAGATCGATATGGAAATGAGTTTCGTCAGCAAAGACGATGTATTTGAAGTCGTCGAGGGGATGATGAGCTACATCTTCGACAAAACCCTTGGGGTAAAACTCGAAACACCTTTCCAGCGCTTGCCCTATGACGATGCCCTTAACCGTTTCGGAAGCGATAAACCGGACCTGCGTTTCGGTTTGGAAATGAAAACCGTCGACGAGCTTGCCTCAAAAAGCGGTTTTAACGCCTTCAAGTCAGTCGTTGCCGAAGGGGGATGCGTCAAGGCCCTGGTGGCAAGCGGTTGCTCAGGCTACTCCAGAAAGCAGATCTCCGAACTTGAGGATGCGGCAAAGGTCTACGGAGCAAAGGGCCTTGCCTGGATGAAAGTCGGAGAATCGGGCATCGAAGGTGGCGTTTCAAAATTCTTCGACGGAATTGCCGAAGAGCTGCTTACAAGCCTTGGAGCACAGCACGGAGACCTGATCCTGATGGTCGGGGACAAATGGAACGTCGCCTGTACCAGTCTTGGCGCGGTTCGCAGCAAACTCGGCAAAGACCTCGGGCTGATCGAAGCAGGGACCTTCCGATTCTGCTGGATCGTAGACTTCCCTCTCTTTGAGTACAATGAAGAAGAACAGCGTTGGGAAGCTGCGCATCACATGTTTACCATGCCCCAGGAGCAGTACCTCGACACCCTGGAGGAAAACCCCGGTGCGGTAAAGGGAGACCTCTACGATCTTGTCTGTAACGGCTTTGAGCTGGCTTCCGGTTCCATCAGGATCCACGATCCTGAAATTCAGAAGCGCATCTTCAACATTGTCGGATTTTCCAGCGAAGAAGCGGAAAACCGTTTCGGATTTCTCCTCAACGCCTTCCGCTACGGGCCGCCTCCCCACGGCGGAATAGCTCCGGGCCTCGATCGGCTGGTCATGATCATGGCAGGAGAGAACTCGATCAAAGAGGTGATTGCCTTCCCGAAGAACAACCAGGCCTACAGCCCCATGGACGATTCTCCCAGTCTCGTCGATGAAGACCAGCTCAAGATGCTTCACATTAAACTGGATATGCCGGAGAAAGAGGAAGAATCCTAAAGGCTCCGCTGCTTTTCCATTTGGAATAATGTATATACGACTCCGGATTGGCTACAAGCTTTCCGGAGTTGTATAAAACTCCTGATGCAATCTGTAATCAGGCAATGATCACGTTTACACCTATATTCGTAAACTTCTCGAGCGTTTCAGAGGGCGCGGATTTATCGGTGATAAGAATATCAATTTCGTTCAGTGCAGTTGAAACAAAATTTGAAACGCGTCCAATTTTAGAGTGATCGGCCAAAACAACTACCTTGCCATTCGTATTCTCGATCATTGCCTGGTTGATACTACATTCCTGATGAACAGCTGTAGTCAGACCTTTTTCGAGACTGATTCCGTTTGTTCCGAGAAAAGTGATATTGCTGTTGATATTCTTTATCGCTTCCAGGGTCATGATACCAATAAACGATCTCGATTGTTCCCTGTATTCTCCCCCCAAAATCATCAGTTCAAGCTCCGGGCCTTTCTTGCAAGATACCGCCCAAGCATTATTCGTAAACACCCTCACTCGGGCATCTCGGAGAGCCTCTAAAAAATGAAGTGTCGTCGAACCACTGTTCAGGAAAATGATATCATTGTCATGCACAAGCTCGAGGGCTTTTCTGGCTATGGCCTTCTTTTCTTCGGTATTGATCAGGCCTTTTTCCATGAAATCTCTTTCGGGAAGAGAGTTTAATGGAGAAGAGGCTATGCGAGCCCCTCCATGCCTCCGTTCAAGAAGGCCTTTTTGTGAAAGATACTCCAAGTCACGCCGTATTGTTCCCTGCGAAACATTAAGGTGCATACTCAATTGATCGACACGCACAAACCCCTTTCGATTAAGAATATCCAGCAATTTCAGATGTCGGTTTGCCACGATGGAACTTTCAGACATGAAAATGACCTCTTGCTTTCTTTTGTATCACTATTATCTACCATTATGACCGCTTTTGGCAAAAGTTTCGAGGCTGTTCGTCCCTGAGTTCACCTCCCTCAATAGACGCCAAACTCCCGGGCGGCTTCGAACATTGCCACAATATTCTCGGGTGGAACATCTTTTTGGATAATATGCACCTGACTAAAAATAAACCCGCCACCGGGTGCAAGGATATCGATTTGACGTCTTACCTCCTCTTTTACCTGGGAAGGCGAGGCATTGGGGAGAATCGACTGTGTATCAATCCCTCCCCCCCAAAAGGTGATATCTTTGCCAAATTCTTTCTTTAACAAAACAGGATCAATACCGGGCACTGTGTATTGAACAGGATTGAGGCAGTCGATTCCCGCCTCGATCAAATCGGGAATAACCGGCAGGATTGCACCATCTGAATGCATAATGATTTTAGCCCGACCCCGAGAAGCCGTTTTAATTCCGGCAAACAGTTTTTTGTGCCGGGGCAGAACAAGATCCCGATACATTTCGGGTGAGATCAGCATCGAATCCTGGGCACCAAGATCATCACCTATGCGAATCAACGACAAATCGGGAATGGTCTGAAATGCCTGAGTCCACCAGGCGAGTTGCTGCTCGAGCTGCCGATCCATTATGTACTCCGCCGCCTTTGGATCCAGGGCAAGCATCATATAAAAATTTGCCGAACCACATAGATTGAAACCTGCGTCAAAAAGCTCAAGGCCAAGTGGAAGGTCGAGAATCGGTACCTTCTCTTCTTTACAGATCGTCCGGGCACGGTGAGTAAGTCCGGCAAGCCTGGAAGGCTTTGAATAATCCGGCCAGTGAACCTCTCGAAGCATCTCCTCGTCCGGCATCTCGGAAAAAAGCGGTGTCCGGCATTCAAAATAATCACCATCATCTTTTTGCCGCTCCCAACCCACCCCCCATTCGTCACGATACGTTTCCCTGGAGCCATCGTCCGACCATACAAGTTGGGAAAACGGGGGAACTAGGGGACGAAAATCGGTATGGAAAAGTTGATGGACAGCTTCATCGATAACGGCGGTCCTCTGGCGATATCGCTCAATCCGAAGCTGGTCCAAACTCATGCCGAGGTATTCAAGAAGCTTGCGATAGGCATCGATATGAATACCGGAGATAAGATGACCGCCAAAATCGACAGGTACACGATCGGCTTCTTTATGATCAAGCGCCAGAAAAATCCGTTCAGTTGAGTTCATATTGTTTCCTGTTATCCCTTCACGGCACCGGCCGTCATTCCCATGATCAGCTTTTTTGCCGCGGTAAATGTAAAAATAAAAGCAGGTATGGCGGTAATGGTTGCAATAGCCGTGATTTTTCCCCATTCCGTCCCGGCATCGGTAAGAAAAAGTGAGACAGCCACCGGCAGTGTCCTGGTAAAACGGTTGGTCAATACAAGGCTCAGGATATATTCGTTCCAGGCAATTCGAAAGGTAAAAATTCCAGCCACAGAAAGGCCCGGTGCAATAAGCGGAAGAATGATCCGGGAAAAAACCATCCAGTCGGAACAGCCGTCTATGGTTGCCGACTCGTCAAGCGATCTGGGAATTTCGGAGATAAAGGTTTTCAGGACCCAGATGTTAAAAGGTAAATTAAGACCAATGTATACGAGGACCAGGCCTATCCTGGTATTTGCAAGCCCCAGAGAATTCCAGATAACGAAAACGGGAATTACCAGGATAACAGGAGGAATCATGCGAAGCAGGAGCGTAAAAACGATAAGCAGCTTTTTCCCTTTATATTTGAAACGGGAAAATGAATAGCCGGCAAGGGCGCCCGTACAGACACTGAAAAAGGTTGTTGAAAGCGCAACAACAACGCTGTTGAAAAAATAACGTCCAAAGCCATTGCTTAGAAGTACATTCCGGTAGTTTTCAAATGTCGGCCGAAATATCCATTTCGGAGGAAGAGAAAAGGCATCCACCTCATATTTAAATGATGTCGAAACCATTTCGTAAATGGGAAATAGGCAAATTACCATTCCCACCAGAACTATCATGAGAACAATAAACCGATTGAGTCGTTTTCTATTCTTAAACGTCATTATGCCCCTGCCTTTCATGTTTCATCTTTCATATTTTTGGTAATAAAAATTATAGAAAGCAGCGTTATGATACCAAGCAAAATAACAGCCACAGCAGAGGCCTTTCCCAGGCGCTGATCGGTGAAGG
This portion of the Sediminispirochaeta bajacaliforniensis DSM 16054 genome encodes:
- a CDS encoding flagellar biosynthesis anti-sigma factor FlgM — encoded protein: MNIERLGPVDPVNKLGKTNKTSKPIKPGEKDSISISNDAKTMAEVYKAVETVKASPDIRADRVEEVRRKLEDPSYINDKLLGDVADSIMDMFGIS
- the rsmI gene encoding 16S rRNA (cytidine(1402)-2'-O)-methyltransferase gives rise to the protein MGTLYIVATPIGNLADITFRALKTLKEADVIACEDTRQTLKLLNHYEIQKPLVSCRSHNESIAADRIIELLQEDKSVAYVSDAGTPGLSDPGGALVHAVREAGFEAVPIPGVSAFAALMSVGSFPGRSVLFDGFLSPKAGKRKKRLEELLERGGNFVLYESPHRIIKLLTDIADVDPERLVLIGREMTKFHEEYLQGSAQELLNDFSGRESIKGEFSVLVSGKKKR
- a CDS encoding SanA/YdcF family protein, which codes for MKRKSLIVIGIAIICLFFLLLILMLFIDRSMSVVARERLYDSISEVPTVKTALVLGTSRYRPGGKVNLYFRYRIEAAKALFDAGKVRYLLVSGDNARKSYNEPVEMRQALVEMGVPIDRIVLDYAGFRTLDSVVRCQEVFGQDHFIIVSQRFHNERALYIARHFGIVAVAFNAKDVGGYSGRRIRGREYFARVKAMLDLHFFHTGPRFLGETVEIPE
- the aspS gene encoding aspartate--tRNA ligase; the protein is MENMKRTATCGELNSSRVGETVTLNGWVHRNRDHGGILFINLRDRYGITQVVIDEDASAPLKEKAKELKFEYCIAVVGIVRRRPDEMVNKDMNTGEIEVAASQIEILTKCDVLPFMIDEKSDAKEDLRLKYRYLDLRSFSMQRKIRLRTDVTFAAREFLIGKGFMEIETPTMIKSTPEGARDFLVPSRIHAGKFYALPQSPQLYKQILMVSGFDRYFQIAHCFRDEDARGDRQPEHTQIDMEMSFVSKDDVFEVVEGMMSYIFDKTLGVKLETPFQRLPYDDALNRFGSDKPDLRFGLEMKTVDELASKSGFNAFKSVVAEGGCVKALVASGCSGYSRKQISELEDAAKVYGAKGLAWMKVGESGIEGGVSKFFDGIAEELLTSLGAQHGDLILMVGDKWNVACTSLGAVRSKLGKDLGLIEAGTFRFCWIVDFPLFEYNEEEQRWEAAHHMFTMPQEQYLDTLEENPGAVKGDLYDLVCNGFELASGSIRIHDPEIQKRIFNIVGFSSEEAENRFGFLLNAFRYGPPPHGGIAPGLDRLVMIMAGENSIKEVIAFPKNNQAYSPMDDSPSLVDEDQLKMLHIKLDMPEKEEES
- a CDS encoding DeoR/GlpR family DNA-binding transcription regulator gives rise to the protein MSESSIVANRHLKLLDILNRKGFVRVDQLSMHLNVSQGTIRRDLEYLSQKGLLERRHGGARIASSPLNSLPERDFMEKGLINTEEKKAIARKALELVHDNDIIFLNSGSTTLHFLEALRDARVRVFTNNAWAVSCKKGPELELMILGGEYREQSRSFIGIMTLEAIKNINSNITFLGTNGISLEKGLTTAVHQECSINQAMIENTNGKVVVLADHSKIGRVSNFVSTALNEIDILITDKSAPSETLEKFTNIGVNVIIA
- a CDS encoding uroporphyrinogen decarboxylase family protein, which encodes MNSTERIFLALDHKEADRVPVDFGGHLISGIHIDAYRKLLEYLGMSLDQLRIERYRQRTAVIDEAVHQLFHTDFRPLVPPFSQLVWSDDGSRETYRDEWGVGWERQKDDGDYFECRTPLFSEMPDEEMLREVHWPDYSKPSRLAGLTHRARTICKEEKVPILDLPLGLELFDAGFNLCGSANFYMMLALDPKAAEYIMDRQLEQQLAWWTQAFQTIPDLSLIRIGDDLGAQDSMLISPEMYRDLVLPRHKKLFAGIKTASRGRAKIIMHSDGAILPVIPDLIEAGIDCLNPVQYTVPGIDPVLLKKEFGKDITFWGGGIDTQSILPNASPSQVKEEVRRQIDILAPGGGFIFSQVHIIQKDVPPENIVAMFEAAREFGVY
- a CDS encoding carbohydrate ABC transporter permease produces the protein MTFKNRKRLNRFIVLMIVLVGMVICLFPIYEMVSTSFKYEVDAFSLPPKWIFRPTFENYRNVLLSNGFGRYFFNSVVVALSTTFFSVCTGALAGYSFSRFKYKGKKLLIVFTLLLRMIPPVILVIPVFVIWNSLGLANTRIGLVLVYIGLNLPFNIWVLKTFISEIPRSLDESATIDGCSDWMVFSRIILPLIAPGLSVAGIFTFRIAWNEYILSLVLTNRFTRTLPVAVSLFLTDAGTEWGKITAIATITAIPAFIFTFTAAKKLIMGMTAGAVKG